One genomic region from Acidobacteriota bacterium encodes:
- a CDS encoding HD domain-containing phosphohydrolase: protein MKAWTEERLVLEEFARNLEATPSLPNASEGELELHAVHVARVTDLLIQVADSPRNKRPPVRKWDEVLGPLLFQLFAKGDDIDRYVLGDLWRGVLLDEGEIDGFLRATTSLAASARDFYRFEEALEACRQGRQAAKGQASAAYANLINLEGIIHAFREDYEASEHSFREAASMAEGLAEEDFPKWTRATKADYGNRLRLNLMECYLRQGLSAAGEERVKHGRRAREYLSQLEGEPLRDTHRSFLLVNAAMLAIVEERLDFAKSLLLPLTRRGPGGASEDLSFLAVHSRLLSVIAALEGHWEDAYHWIRKAIREGIRYRRIGEEQDILEQALNVLRGLKGHRKSASHGALVQDLIQLLEDKDWYTGRSHSHGVSRLSVRLGEVLNAMPNHHLDLKLLEVGGLLHDIGKLKTPWSLLNKLAPLGPREWDILKEHPLHSAHILQRIGMEEVAPIVKGHHEHMDGTGYPEGRPPDLLAAIVGAADAFEAATTPTRRYKIPKDRRVLLQELSEGAGLRYHPDVVEGLKKIA, encoded by the coding sequence ATGAAGGCCTGGACCGAAGAGAGGCTTGTCCTCGAGGAGTTCGCCCGGAATCTGGAGGCCACGCCCTCCCTTCCGAATGCCTCGGAAGGCGAACTGGAGCTCCACGCCGTGCACGTGGCTCGGGTCACCGATCTTCTGATCCAGGTGGCCGACTCGCCGAGGAACAAGCGGCCGCCGGTCAGGAAGTGGGACGAGGTCCTGGGCCCTCTCCTTTTCCAACTCTTTGCGAAGGGCGACGACATCGACCGCTACGTCCTGGGGGATCTATGGAGGGGGGTCCTTCTCGATGAGGGAGAGATCGACGGCTTTCTGCGCGCCACCACTTCCCTGGCGGCCAGCGCAAGGGACTTCTACCGCTTCGAGGAGGCCCTGGAGGCCTGCAGGCAGGGTCGCCAGGCGGCCAAAGGGCAAGCCTCCGCGGCCTACGCCAACCTGATCAACCTGGAGGGCATCATCCACGCGTTCAGGGAAGATTATGAGGCCTCCGAACACTCCTTCCGCGAGGCCGCATCCATGGCGGAAGGGCTCGCCGAGGAGGACTTCCCCAAATGGACGAGGGCGACCAAGGCCGACTACGGGAATCGCCTCCGCCTGAACCTCATGGAATGCTATTTGAGGCAGGGCCTTTCGGCGGCAGGTGAGGAAAGGGTGAAGCACGGGCGCCGCGCGCGCGAGTACCTCTCCCAGCTCGAAGGGGAGCCCCTGAGGGACACGCACCGCAGCTTCCTCCTCGTGAACGCGGCCATGCTGGCCATCGTCGAGGAAAGGCTCGATTTCGCCAAGTCGCTCCTCCTGCCCCTGACCCGGAGAGGCCCGGGGGGCGCTTCCGAGGACCTGTCCTTTCTGGCCGTGCACTCGAGGCTCCTTTCGGTGATCGCGGCCCTGGAGGGCCATTGGGAGGACGCGTATCACTGGATCCGGAAGGCGATCCGGGAGGGGATCCGCTACCGCCGCATCGGAGAGGAGCAGGACATCTTGGAGCAGGCGCTCAACGTGCTTCGGGGCCTCAAGGGCCATCGGAAGAGCGCGAGTCACGGGGCTCTCGTGCAGGATCTGATTCAGCTCCTGGAAGACAAGGACTGGTACACCGGCCGGTCCCATTCCCACGGCGTCAGCCGGCTCTCGGTCCGCCTGGGCGAGGTGTTGAACGCGATGCCCAACCACCATCTGGACCTGAAGCTGCTGGAAGTGGGCGGGCTCCTGCACGATATCGGCAAGCTGAAGACTCCGTGGTCGCTCCTCAACAAGCTGGCGCCCCTCGGCCCCAGGGAGTGGGACATCCTCAAGGAGCACCCCTTGCACAGCGCGCACATCCTCCAGAGGATCGGCATGGAGGAGGTGGCTCCCATCGTCAAGGGACACCACGAGCACATGGACGGGACGGGCTACCCGGAGGGACGCCCCCCGGACCTTCTCGCGGCCATCGTGGGCGCCGCCGACGCGTTCGAGGCCGCCACCACCCCCACGCGCCGGTACAAGATCCCCAAGGACCGCCGGGTCCTGCTCCAGGAACTATCCGAAGGGGCCGGCCTGCGCTACCACCCTGACGTCGTGGAGGGGCTCAAGAAGATCGCCTGA